Within Waddliaceae bacterium, the genomic segment TGGCGGTTTTTATAACTTCCGCCCTTTTTTCTGCGGGGATTGCAATAATCGTTGTCACAATAGCATGTTCGTAACAAGCACGAGTGGCACACCTGTTAATCATATGATTTCTATGGATTTTGAGTATCGATTTGGTAGCAGCTATCGCATCCTTCCAGTTTTCTTCTAGTTTTTCATAAACAGCGCTTAGAATTTTAGCTTTCCAATTATTATCTCTAATTTCTTTTAATATAGGCATGGCGGTTTTTATAACTTCCGCCCTTTTTTCTGCGGGGATTCTATAAATTGTTTCCATAAGCGTACATCCAGACGAGAAAAAAGCATAATATCCATGGATTTTGAGTATCTGTATGGTAGCAGCTATCACGTCCTTCAAGCTTTCTTCTGGGATTACAGTAAGTACACTTAGAAAAGGACCTGTCAAAGAAGGGATTCGAATTTCTTTTGATTTTAATAAAGGCATGGCGTCTTTTATAAATTTCGCCCTTTTTTCTGCGGGGAATATGGTGATTATCTTAAGCTTTCTCATAACAGAGTTTTTAATATAATAATCTGTAATTTCTTTTAATATAGGCATGATATCAGCTAACGATTCCGCTATATTTTCTACGGGGAGTACAAGAAGCATTTCCAGAATTGCTATTATTTGATAGTCATTTTTAACGTCTTTGAGTATCGGCATTGCATCAGATATCACCTGCTTCCTGTTTTCTGCGGGGATTGCAAGAATCGCTTCCAGCATCGCTATTATTTGACCGGAACCTTTAACGTGTTTTAGCATAGGCGCGGCGCTAACCATCAACCAATTCTTATCTTCATCGGAAAGGTGATCAAGAACACGAAGAATTTTAGATGTTTCCCGAGCATTAGGTATATGCGGCACATTAGCAAGAAATACATCAGGCGTTTTAAAAATGTTATGAAAGATTGCTTTAGCAGAAACTTCAACAGCACTTTGACCTGCCGTTAGATTTCCCATAATGTCTCTTTGAATTTCCTCTCTTTCCTCTTCGTCGGGCATGGTATTTAGTATTGCGGAAACAGCCGGCGATAGTGTCGAGTCATATATCCAACTCGGCCACCTTCTGCCAGAGTAGCTAGGTTCTGTGAGAGGTTGTGTTTCATCAATACTGCCTATGTCGAAAAAACCATCTGTTCTAATCATTAAAAATTACCTCTGTTTTTTAACCAAGGATTGATCACGCTCTTTTTCATAAAACAACCCCTTTCCATTGTGAAAAGGTGCTAACATATTGTAATTGTAAGGGTTGTTATGATATAACGCAACAAGAAGAAAGATAATGCTAACTGGCGACACAGGAGGAAAACAGGAGTCCAGAGCAAACTTCGTTTCCTTTGGCGGGAGAGGTTTGGAGAGGGCAGGGTCCCTCGCCAAAATGAAAATGGACTTATTGGTAATAAGATGGTGCTATAGGTCCTATATTCTTGTAAAAAGGTGCTATTTGAGTTATCATGTATAACAGACTGTAATGATAGGAGTTATTATGACACAACAAGAAAAAAAGAGAATGCTTACCGGCGACAGACCGACAGGGAGGTTGCATTTAGGGCATTATGTCGGGTCGATAAAAAATCGTGTCGCCCTTCAAGATAAATACGATTGTTATTTTATTATCGCAGACCTCCATATGCTTACCACTAAGCCGCAGAAAGAAGACATCATGGCGATACGCGACAACGCCAAAGAGATGGTCCTCGATTACCTCGCCTGTGGCATCGACCCCGAGAAGTCAACGATATACCTGCAGTCGGCATGCCCAGCGATATATGAGATGAACCTTATGTTCGAGATGCTGGTGAGCCTCAATAAACTCACAGGGCTCCCCAGCCTTAAAGAGATGGCCCGCAATGCCCATATCCCATGCGAAAGCATGTCGTTAGGGCTCATAGGGTATCCCGTCCTTCAGGCCGCAGATATCATGATGCCAAAAGCACATATCGTCCCCGTAGGAAAAGACAACGAAGCGCATATCGAGCTAGCTCGAGCCATAGCACGAAAATTCAACCAACATTACGGCGAAGTTTTCCCGCTGCCAGAGCCTCTTATTGGCGACGTCCCGACATTGATAGGTACCGACGGTAAAGGTAAAATGAGTAAGTCTGTTGGAAATTGCATATTCTTGTCCGACAGTGCAGAAGTCGTCGCCAAGAAAGTCAAAGGCATGTATACCGATCCAAAACGCGTAAGCGCCGACGTCCCAGGAACAGTAGAAGGCAACCCCGTCTTCATATACCACGATATCTTCAATACCGATACCGCCGAAGTCGAAGACCTAAAAGAACGTTACCGCAAAGGCACCGTCGGTGATGTAGAAGTAAAAGAAAAACTTACCAAAGCACTAAACACCTTCTTAGATCCAATAAGAGAGCGCCGTAAAAAATACGCCGAAGACAAAGGCCTCGTAGAGGAAATCCTATACAAAGGGACGATGGCGATGAACGAAGTTGCAAAAGAGACCCTAAAAGAAATGCGTAGCGCTATGGGCCTACACGGCGGATGGAATAAAATATCTCGCATAGCACGAAAACGTATGGGCGAATAAAAACATTTTGGAATGATTCAAGGTTGGGTAATAGATGATAGAACTTGCTAAGGTTGAGACCTCTAAGAAATTCGAGAGTCGTAACGGAAATAGAATTTTTCACCACAGAGGCACAGAGGACACAGAGAAAGAAAGCAATCTGGCTGGGGGATTCTCCCCCAGACCCCCAAAGCCCCAAAAGAAAATTCTCGGGGTTCTAGGGGTGAAACCCCTAGCCCGCCTACTGTTCTCTCTGTGTCCTCCGTGGCTCTGTGGTAGAAAGTCCTATTCCGAAATTCTTCTATCCGCTATTTATAACCTCTATGGTAGAATTAACTATTACTCCAAAATGGCATGTTTTGAACTGAGCCTAAAATCAATTTGAGGAAAATCAATGTTAGACGCAAAATTCATTAAAGAAAATACCGAAGACGTTAAGGCTATGCTAAAAAAGCGTGGCGTCGATGTCGACGTCGACAGCTTCGTTACCATCAACGATAGCCGCATAACCCTTATCACTAAAATCGAAGCCCTCCGCGCCGAAAGGAATGCTATCAGTAAGAAGCATTCTCCCGAGAACGTCGCCCGCAGCAAAGAGATAAAACAAGAACTAAAAGACCTCGATACCGAATATAAAGACGTTGAGGCTAAAGCTCTAGAACTGCAGATGGCGATACCTAACATGCTTCACCCTGACGTGCCAGAAGGACACCTCGACGAAGACAATGTCGAACTTAAACGCGTCGGTGATGTTCCAGAGTTCTCCTTCCCTGTAAAAGATCACGAAACTCTAGGTAAAGAGCTCGGGATGTTCGACATCGCTAAAGCCTCAGAAGTCTGTGGTGCAGGATTCTACTATCTCACCGGCGATGCCGTCCTTCTGGAGTTCGCCTTAGTGAAATATGCCCTCGACGCCCTTATGGCCGAAGGCTTCATACCAATGATAACGCCGGAACTCGTACGTAAACAGTATGCGTCGAGCACTGGATACTTGCCGAAACGCGAAGAGCCCGATATCTATAAAATCGAAAACGAAGACTTATACCTCATCGCCACAGCAGAGATCCCACTAGCGGCATACCATGCCAAAGAGACACTACAAGAAAACGACCTCCCCAAAAAATATGCTGGGTTCTCG encodes:
- the trpS gene encoding tryptophan--tRNA ligase, giving the protein MIGVIMTQQEKKRMLTGDRPTGRLHLGHYVGSIKNRVALQDKYDCYFIIADLHMLTTKPQKEDIMAIRDNAKEMVLDYLACGIDPEKSTIYLQSACPAIYEMNLMFEMLVSLNKLTGLPSLKEMARNAHIPCESMSLGLIGYPVLQAADIMMPKAHIVPVGKDNEAHIELARAIARKFNQHYGEVFPLPEPLIGDVPTLIGTDGKGKMSKSVGNCIFLSDSAEVVAKKVKGMYTDPKRVSADVPGTVEGNPVFIYHDIFNTDTAEVEDLKERYRKGTVGDVEVKEKLTKALNTFLDPIRERRKKYAEDKGLVEEILYKGTMAMNEVAKETLKEMRSAMGLHGGWNKISRIARKRMGE
- the serS gene encoding serine--tRNA ligase, whose product is MLDAKFIKENTEDVKAMLKKRGVDVDVDSFVTINDSRITLITKIEALRAERNAISKKHSPENVARSKEIKQELKDLDTEYKDVEAKALELQMAIPNMLHPDVPEGHLDEDNVELKRVGDVPEFSFPVKDHETLGKELGMFDIAKASEVCGAGFYYLTGDAVLLEFALVKYALDALMAEGFIPMITPELVRKQYASSTGYLPKREEPDIYKIENEDLYLIATAEIPLAAYHAKETLQENDLPKKYAGFSSCFRKEAGAHGKHKKGIFRVHQFDKIEMFAFVKPEESMDMFHSVIAISEKLFQGLGIPYRVVSISSGDMNGPGHIKYDIEYWSPVDKEYREITSGTNTTDYQARRLSARYKNAEGKTEFVHTVNNTGFAIGRTLIAIMENFQNEDGTITIPEVLRQYVGKDVITPL